A single window of Balaenoptera acutorostrata chromosome X, mBalAcu1.1, whole genome shotgun sequence DNA harbors:
- the MED12 gene encoding mediator of RNA polymerase II transcription subunit 12 isoform X10 has product MAAFGILSYEHRPLKRPRLGPPDVYPQDPKQKEDELTALNVKQGFNNQPAVSGDEHGSAKNVNFNPAKISSNFSSIIAEKLRCNTLPDTGRRKPQVNQKDNFWLVTARSQSAINTWFTDLAGTKPLTQLAKKVPIFSKKEEVFGYLAKYTVPVMRAAWLIKMTCAYYAAITETKVKKRHVIDPFMEWTQIITKYLWEQLQKMAEYYRPGPSGSGGCGSTIGPLPHDVEVAIRQWDYNEKLAMFMFQDGMLDRHEFLTWVLECFEKIRPGEDELLKLLLPLLLRYSGEFVQSAYLSRRLAYFCTRRLALQLDGVSSHSSHVMSAQSTSTLPTTPAPQPPTSSTPSTPFSDLLMCPQHRPLVFGLSCILQTILLCCPSALVWHYSLTDSRIKTGSPLDHLPIAPSNLPMPEGNSAFTQQVRAKLREIEQQIKERGQAVEVRWSFDKCQEATAGFTIGRVLHTLEVLDSHSFERSDFSNSLDSLCNRIFGLGPSKDGHEISSDDDAVVSLLCEWAVSCKRSGRHRAMVVAKLLEKRQAEIEAERCGESEAADEKGSIASGSLSAPSAPIFQDVLLQFLDTQAPMLTDPRSESERVEFFNLVLLFCELIRHDVFSHNMYTCTLISRGDLAFGAPGPRPPSPFDDPADDPERKEAEGSSSSKLEDPGLSESMDIDPSSSVLFEDMEKPDFSLFSPTMPCEGKGSPSPEKPDVEKEVKPPPKEKLEGTLGVLYDQPRHVQYATHFPIPQEESCSHECNQRLVVLFGVGKQRDDARHAIKKITKDILKVLNRKGTAETDQLAPIVPLNPGDLTFLGGEDGQKRRRNRPEAFPTAEDIFAKFQHLSHYDQHQVTAQVSRNVLEQITSFALGMSYHLPLVQHVQFIFDLMEYSLSISGLIDFAIQLLNELSVVEAELLLKSSDLVGSYTTSLCLCIVAVLRHYHACLILNQDQMAQVFEGLCGVVKHGMNRSDGSSAERCILAYLYDLYTSCSHLKSKFGELFSDFCSKVKNTIYCNVEPSESNMRWAPEFMIDTLENPAAHTFTYTGLGKSLSENPANRYSFVCNALMHVCVGHHDPDRVNDIAILCAELTGYCKSLSAEWLGVLKALCCSSNNGTCGFNDLLCNVDVSDLSFHDSLATFVAILIARQCLLLEDLIRCAAIPSLLNAACSEQDSEPGARLTCRILLHLFKTPQLNPCQSDGNKPTVGIRSSCDRHLLAASQNRIVDGAVFAVLKAVFVLGDAELKGSGFTVTGGTEELPEEEGGGGSGGRRQGGRNISVETASLDVYAKYVLRSICQQEWVGERCLKSLCEDSNDLQDPVLSSAQAQRLMQLICYPHRLLDNEDGENPQRQRIKRILQNLDQWTMRQSSLELQLMIKQTPNNEMNSLLENIAKATIEVFQQSAETGSSSGNTASNMPSSSKTKPVLSSLERSGVWLVAPLIAKLPTSVQGHVLKAAGEELEKGQHLGSSSRKERDRQKQKSMSLLSQQPFLSLVLTCLKGQDEQREGLLTSLYSQVHQIVNNWRDDQYLDDCKPKQLMHEALKLRLNLVGGMFDTVQRSTQQTTEWAVLLLEIIISGTVDMQSNNELFTTVLDMLSVLINGTLAADMSSISQGSMEENKRAYMNLVKKLRKELGERQSDSLEKVRQLLPLPKQTRDVITCEPQGSLIDTKGNKIAGFDSIFKKEGLQVSTKQKISPWDLFEGLKPSAPLSWGWFGTVRVDRRVARGEEQQRLLLYHTHLRPRPRAYYLEPLPLPPEDEEPPAPALLEPEKKAPEPPKTDKPGAAPPSTEERKKKSTKGKKRSQPAAKTEDYGMGPGRSGPYGVTVPPDLLHHTNPGSISHLSYRQGSIGLYTQNQPLPAGGPRVDPYRPVRLPMQKLPTRPPYPGVLPTTMTGVMGLEPSSYKTPVYRQQQPAVPQGQRLRQQLQAKISQGMLGQSSVHQMTPSSSYGLQTSQGYTPYVSHVGLQQHTGPAGTMVPPSYSSQPYQSTHSSTNPTLVDATRHLQQRPSGYVHQQAPTYGHGLTSTQRFSHQTLQQTPMIGTMTPLGAQGVQAGVRSASILPEQQQQQQQQQQQQQQQQQQQQQQQQQQQYHIRQQQQQQILRQQQQQQQQQQQQQQQQQQQQQQQQQQQQAHQQQQQQAAPPQPQPQSQPQFQRQGLQQTQQQQQTAALVRQLQQQLSNTQPQPSTNIFGRY; this is encoded by the exons GTCAACTTCAATCCTGCCAAG ATCAGTTCCAACTTCAGCAGCATTATTGCAGAGAAGTTACGTTGTAACACCCTCCCTGACACCGGTAGAAGGAAGCCCCAGGTGAACCAGAAGGACAACTTCTGGCTGGTGACTGCACGATCCCAGAGTGCCATTAACACCTGGTTCACCGATCTGGCTGGCACCAAGCCACTCACACAACTAGCCAAAAAG GTCCCCATTTTCAGTAAGAAGGAAGAAGTGTTTGGGTACTTGGCCAAGTACACAGTGCCTGTGATGCGGGCTGCCTGGCTCATTAAGATGACCTGTGCCTACTATGCAGCGATCACAGAGACCAAGGTTAAGAAGAGACATGTCATTGACCCTTTCATGG AATGGACTCAGATCATCACCAAGTACTTATGGGAGCAGCTGCAAAAGATGGCTGAATACTACCGGCCAGGGCCTTCCGGAAGCGGGGGCTGTGGTTCTACTATAGGGCCCTTGCCCCATGATGTAGAGGTGGCAATCCGGCAGTGGGACTACAATGAGAAGCTGGCCATGTTCATGTTTCAG GACGGAATGCTGGACAGACATGAGTTCCTGACCTGGGTACTTGAGTGTTTTGAGAAAATCCGCCCTGGAGAGGATGAATTGCTTAAACTGCTGCTGCCCCTGCTGCTTCGA TACTCTGGGGAATTCGTTCAGTCTGCATACCTCTCCCGCCGCCTTGCCTACTTCTGTACACGGAGACTGGCCCTGCAGCTGGATGGCGTGAGCAGTCACTCATCTCATGTGATGTCTGCTCAGTCAACAAGCACACTGCCCACGACCCCTGCTCCTCAGCCCCCAACTAGCAGCACACCCTCTACACCCTTTAGTGACCTGCTTATGTGCCCTCAGCACCGGCCCCTAGTTTTTGGCCTCAGCTGTATCCTTCAG ACCATCCTCCTGTGTTGTCCTAGTGCCCTGGTTTGGCACTACTCGCTGACTGATAGCCGAATCAAGACTGGCTCACCACTTGACCACCTGCCTATTGCCCCCTCCAACCTGCCCATGCCAGAGGGCAACAGTGCCTTCACTCAGCAG GTCCGTGCAAAGTTGCGGGAGATTGAGCAGCAGATCAAGGAGCGAGGACAGGCCGTTGAGGTTCGCTGGTCTTTTGATAAGTGCCAAGAAGCTACTGCAG GCTTCACCATTGGACGGGTGCTCCATACTTTGGAAGTGCTGGACAGCCATAGTTTTGAGCGCTCTGACTTCAGCAACTCTCTTGATTCCCTCTGTAATCGAATCTTTGGATTGGGGCCTAGCAAGGATGGGCACGAG ATCTCCTCAGATGATGATGCTGTGGTATCATTACTGTGTGAATGGGCTGTCAGCTGCAAGCGCTCTGGTCGTCATCGTGCGATGGTGGTAGCCAAGCTACTGGAGAAGAGACAGGCAGAGATTGAGGCTGAG CGTTGTGGAGAATCGGAAGCCGCAGATGAGAAGGGTTCCATAGCCTCTGGCTCCCTTTCTGCTCCTAGTGCTCCCATTTTCCAGGATGTCCTCCTGCAATTTCTGGATACACAGGCTCCCATGCTGA CGGACCCCCGAAGTGAGAGCGAGCGAGTGGAGTTCTTTAACTTGGTACTGCTGTTCTGTGAACTGATTCGACATGATGTTTTCTCCCACAACATGTACACTTGCACCCTCATCTCCCGAGGGGACCTTGCCTTCGGAGCCCCTGGTCCCCGGCCTCCCTCTCCCTTTGATGACCCTGCCGATGACCCCGAGCGCAAGGAGGCtgagggcagcagcagcagcaagctGGAG GATCCAGGGCTCTCGGAGTCTATGGACATCGACCCTAGCTCCAGTGTGCTCTTTGAGGACATGGAGAAGCCTGATTTCTCA TTGTTCTCCCCCACTATGCCCTGTGAGGGGAAGGGCAGTCCATCCCCTGAGAAACCAGATGTTGAGAAGGAGGTGAAGCCCCCACCCAAGGAGAAGCTAGAAGGGACCCTTGGGGTTCTTTATGACCAGCCGCGGCATGTGCAGTATGCCACGCACTTTCCCATCCCCCAG GAGGAGTCATGCAGCCATGAGTGCAACCAGCGGTTGGTCGTACTGTTTGGGGTGGGAAAGCAGCGAGATGATGCCCGCCATGCCATCAAGAAAATTACCAAGGATATCCTGAAGGTTCTGAACCGCAAAGGGACAGCGGAAACTG ACCAGCTTGCTCCTATTGTGCCTCTGAATCCTGGAGACCTGACATTCTTAG GTGGGGAGGACGGGCAGAAGCGGCGGCGCAACCGGCCTGAAGCCTTCCCCACTGCCGAGGATATCTTTGCTAAGTTCCAGCACCTTTCGCATTATGACCAACACCAGGTCACGGCTCAG GTCTCCCGGAATGTTCTGGAGCAGATTACGAGCTTTGCCCTTGGTATGTCGTACCACTTGCCTCTGGTGCAGCATGTGCAGTTCATCTTCGACCTCATGGAATATTCACTCAGCATCAGTGGCCTCATCGACTTTGCCATTCAG CTACTGAATGAACTGAGTGTAGTTGAGGCCGAGTTGCTTCTCAAATCCTCAGATCTGGTGGGCAGTTACACCACCAGCCTGTGCCTGTGCATCGTGGCTGTCCTGCGGCACTATCACGCCTGCCTCATCCTcaaccaggaccagatggcacaGGTCTTTGAGGG GCTGTGTGGCGTAGTCAAGCACGGGATGAACCGGTCCGATGGCTCCTCCGCAGAGCGCTGTATCCTTGCTTATCTCTATGATCTGTACACCTCCTGTAGCCATTTAAAGAGCAAATTTGGGGAGCTCTTCAG CGACTTCTGCTCCAAGGTGAAGAACACCATCTACTGCAACGTGGAGCCGTCAGAATCCAACATGCGCTGGGCACCCGAGTTCATGATTGACACTCTGGAGAACCCTGCCGCTCACACCTTCACCTACACAGGGCTAGGCAAGAGTCTTAGTGAGAACCCTGCTAACCGCTACAGCTTTGTCTGCAATGCCCTTATGCACGTCTGTGTGGGGCACCATGATCCCGATAG GGTGAATGACATCGCAATCCTGTGTGCAGAGCTGACCGGCTATTGCAAGTCACTGAGTGCAGAGTGGCTGGGAGTGCTTAAGGCCTTGTGCTGCTCCTCTAACAATGGCACTTGTGGTTTCAACGACCTCCTCTGCAATGTAGAT GTCAGTGACCTGTCTTTTCATGACTCCCTGGCCACTTTTGTTGCCATCCTTATCGCTCGGCAGTGTTTGCTACTGGAGGATCTGATTCGCTGTGCAGCCATCCCTTCACTCCTTAATGCTG CTTGCAGTGAGCAGGACTCTGAGCCGGGGGCCCGGCTTACCTGCCGCATCCTCCTCCACCTTTTCAAGACACCTCAACTCAATCCTTGCCAGTCGGACGGAA ACAAGCCTACGGTAGGAATCCGCTCCTCCTGTGACCGCCACCTGCTGGCTGCCTCCCAGAACCGCATTGTGGATGGAGCTGTGTTTGCTGTTCTCAAGGCTGTGTTTGTACTTG GGGATGCGGAACTGAAGGGTTCAGGCTTCACTGTGACAGGAGGAACAGAAGAACttccagaggaggagggaggaggtggcagtGGCGGTCGGAGGCAGGGTGGCCGCAACATCTCTGTGGAGACAGCCAGTCTGGATGTCTATGCCAAGTACGTGCTACGCAGCATCTGCCAGCAG GAATGGGTAGGAGAACGTTGCCTTAAATCGCTGTGTGAGGACAGCAATGATTTGCAAGACCCAGTGTTGAGTAGCGCCCAGGCCCAGCGCCTCATGCAGCTCATCTGCTACCCACATCGGCTGCTGGACAATGAGGATGGGGAAAACCCCCAGCGGCAACGCATTAAGCGTATTCTCCAG AACTTGGACCAGTGGACCATGCGCCAGTCTTCCTTGGAGCTGCAGCTCATGATCAAGCAGACCCCTAACAAT GAGATGAACTCCCTCTTAGAGAACATCGCCAAGGCCACAATCGAGGTTTTCCAACAGTCTGCAGAGACAGGGTCATCTTCTGGAAACACTGCAAGCAACATGCCCAGCAGCAGCAAGACCAAGCCCGTGCTCAG CTCCCTAGAGCGCTCTGGTGTGTGGCTGGTGGCTCCTCTCATTGCCAAACTGCCCACCTCAGTCCAGGGGCATGTGTTAAAGGCTGCTGGGGAAGAATTGGAGAAGGGCCAGCACCTGGGTTCCTCTTCACGCAAAGAACGTGATCGACAAAAGCAGAAGAG CATGTCCCTGTTGAGCCAGCAGCCCTTCTTATCCCTGGTGCTGACGTGTCTGAAGGGTCAGGACGAGCAGCGCGAGGGACTCCTTACCTCCCTCTACAGCCAGGTCCACCAG ATTGTGAATAATTGGAGAGATGACCAGTACTTAGACGATTGCAAGCCAAAGCAGCTAATGCATGAGGCGCTCAAACTGCGGCTCAACCTG GTGGGGGGCATGTTTGACACGGTGCAGCGCAGCACCCAGCAGACCACAGAGTGGGCTGTGCTCCTCCTGGAGATCATCATCAGCGGCACTGTCGACATGCAGTCCAACAA TGAGCTCTTCACCACCGTCTTGGACATGCTGAGCGTGCTCATCAATGGCACCCTAGCTGCGGACATGTCCAGCATCTCCCAGGGCAGCATGGAGGAAAACAAGCGTGCCTACATGAACCTGGTGAAGAAGCTGCGG AAGGAGTTGGGGGAGCGCCAGTCAGACAGTCTGGAAAAAGTTCGCCAGCTGCTGCCACTGCCCAAGCAGACCCGAGATGTCATCACGTGTGAGCCGCAGGGCTCCCTTATCGACACCAAAGGCAACAAGATTGCCGGCTTTGACTCCATCTTCAAGAAGGAG GGTCTACAGGTTTCCACCAAACAAAAGATCTCCCCCTGGGATCTTTTTGAAGGCTTGAAGCCATCAGCGCCACTGTCTTGGGGCTGGTTTGGAACAGTCCGGGTGGACCGGCGCGTGGCCCGCGGAGAGGAGCAGCAGCGGCTGCTGCTGTACCACACGCACCTGAGGCCCCGGCCCCGCGCCTATTACCTGgagccgctgccgctgccgccggAAGATgaggagcccccagcccccgccctgcTGGAGCCTGAGAAAAAGGCTCCAGAGCCCCCCAAAACTGACAAACCTGGGGCCGCTCCCCCCAGCACCGAGGAACGCAAGAAGAAGTCCACCAAGGGCAAGAAACGCAGCCAGCCGGCCGCCAAGACAGAG GACTATGGAATGGGCCCAGGCCGGAGTGGCCCCTATGGAGTGACAGTGCCTCCGGACCTCCTGCACCACACCAACCCTGGCTCCATATCCCACCTTAGCTACAGGCAGGGCTCCATAGGCCTCTACACCCAGAACCAGCCGCTGCCGGCAG GTGGCCCCCGTGTGGACCCGTACCGCCCTGTGCGGTTACCGATGCAGAAGCTGCCGACCCGACCACCTTACCCTGGAGTGCTGCCCACCACTATGACTGGCGTCATGGGACTGGAACCCTCCTCCTACAAGACGCCTGTGTACCGACAGCAGCAGCCTGCGGTGCCCCAAGGACAGCGCCTTCGCCAACAGCTCCAGGCAAAGATA AGTCAGGGGATGTTGGGACAGTCATCTGTCCATCAGATGACTCCCAGCTCTTCCTACGGTTTGCAGACCTCCCAG ggCTATACTCCTTACGTTTCTCATGTGGGATTGCAGCAACACACAGGCCCCGCAGGTACCATGGTGCCCCCCAGCTACTCCAGCCAGCCTTATCAGAGCACCCACTCTTCTACCAATCCTACTCTTGTAGATGCTACCCGCCACCTGCAGCAGCGGCCCAGTGGCTATGTGCACCAGCAGGCCCCAACCTACGGACATGGGCTGACCTCCACTCAAAG GTTTTCCCACCAGACACTGCAGCAAACACCCATGATAGGCACAATGACCCCACTGGGCGCCCAGGGTGTCCAGGCCGGCGTCCGGTCGGCTTCCATCCTGcctgagcagcagcagcagcagcagcaacagcagcagcagcagcagcagcagcagcaacagcagcagcagcagcaacagcagcaacagtACCACAtccggcagcagcagcagcagcagatcCTGCGG cagcagcagcagcagcagcaacagcagcagcagcagcagcagcagcaacagcagcagcagcagcagcagcaacagcagcagcaagcacaccagcagcagcagcagcaggcagctcctccccagccccagccccagtcccAGCCCCAG TTCCAGCGCCAGGGGCTTCAGCAGACCCAGCAACAACAGCAGACAGCAGCTTTGGTCCGGCAGCTCCAACAACAGCTCTCCA ATACCCAGCCACAGCCCAGTACCAACATATTTGGACGCTACTGA